The window AAGAACAAGCGCCGCATCTCGATCGAGCCGATGGACAAGACCGAGGAGCCGCGCGAGTACCTGATTCCGAAGGGCAAGCACATCCACCTGCAGGACGGCGACATCGTCGAAAAGGGCGATTTCATCGTCGAAGGCAATCCGGCGCCGCACGACATTCTGGCGATCAAGGGCATCGAGGAACTCGCGGCCTATCTGGTCAACGAAATCCAGGAGGTCTACCGGTTGCAGGGCGTCTTGATCAACGACAAGCACATCGAAGTGATTGTCCGTCAGATGCTGCAGAAGGTGGAGATCACCGACCAGGGCGAGACCGACATGATCTCGGGCGAACAGGTCGACAAGATCGAGTTCGACCAGATCAACGCCAAGGCCAAGGAAGAGGGCAAGAAGCCCGCTACCGGAACGCCGGTGCTGCTCGGCATCACCAAGGCGAGCCTGCAGACGCGCTCGTTCTTCTCGGCGGCCTCGTTCCAGGAGACCACCCGCGTGCTCACCGAAGCCGCCGTCAACGGCAAGGTCGACCCGCTGGAAGGCCTCAAGGAGAACGTCATTGTCGGCCGGCTGATCCCGGCCGGCACCGGCGCCTCGATGGCCAAGATCCGCGAAGTCGCGGTCAAGCGCGACAAGCTGATCCTGGACGAGCGCGAGAAGCAGGCGACCATCGTGCCGGCGGCTCCCGAAGTCGAACCGCTGGCGCTGCCGCCGGCGGAATAGTCCGCACCCGGGCGATTACCAAAACGGAAAAGCCGGCGTTAGCCGGCTTTTCTTTTGGCGATCATATTTGTCGAACCCAAGCCGTTTCTAGGGATGGGCCAGGGACCTGAGCAGAGTGATAACTTTGCGGGCCCGCTCGGTGTCGAACTGTCCAAATCCCATGTGAACGGCTTCTGCCCACTTCAGATATTCCATGAGCTCGCTGTCGGTCGCACCACCACGAAGCATGGCCGCGACCTTGCCGACATAGGCATCGTATTCATCCGCGGGACAACCCCCTATTGGGTCCCAGTCCTTATTGAGGATGTCCCTGATGCGGCCTCTCCATATCCGGAAGGCAAGTTTATCGATGGGTGGCATTTTTTGTAGCTTGCGGGTTGGCGATCTTCGTTGGCTTAGCTTCGAACCGTTGTGCTTTGGTCCGCGCAAGGCGACGGGCGACTACCTACGTAATCCGGTCAAGATGATTTCAAAATATTACATTGCCTTGCTTTTGCGCAGGTCGATAGCTGGGCGATGATGCTTGTCCGGGGGTCTGCGGATTTGCGGCGTCGCGCCTGAAACATTCTCGTTTTGGCTTCACGCCTTCTCAACAGTTCGTGTTCCGCATGCGAGCGCATGCGATGATGGGCATAATCCCGCGCAATTCTTCCGTTTGCGCCGCTTCGCGCATTGTGCGTCGCGGAACTTTGTCTTGACCGTATACTGTAAGAATTTGTACTATAATCTTTACAGCGTAAAGATAGTGCGGGCGGGTGAAAGTTTTGAAAGGCAAGTGCGTTCGTGCCGAATATCGCGCCAGTTGGGAGCAAAGCTTGCGATGTCGCGGTGTCGAACGCGCGCCATGGAATTTAGGGCATCGCGTGGTGTTGAATGGGACTGCGATCGAAGAGCGTCAAGCGGGATTTCGCAGGCTTGCGCGCTCATTCGTCCGCCTGGAACGTCGATAAACAGCCATGCGCAAGCCCCACTTCTCGAGCCTGTCCGCTTATCTGATAAAGTTAGCTGATAGGATAATATTTTGAATATCCACTGCATGGGGTTCAAGGTCGAGCTTCAGGAATGGGTCTTTTGGCCCGAGCGGGAAGACCTGTCGATCGAGTTCATGAGGCTCCTCGCCGCCGCTCAGGAAGGCGGCACGACGCTCGCCGAGTGCTGGGCCACGGCCGGCCGGATCGATTTTGCCGACGACAATTCCTGGTACCGGGAATGGCAGAAGATCGCCGATACCAATCGCGAACGCGGCGATGCCGCGCTCGGCAACGGCAATCGGCTGACGGCAACGAGTAACTGGCTGCGCGCGGTGAACTACTATCAGGCGGCAGCGTTCCCCTACGATCGAACCGACAGGCATCACGAGATCGCAACCGAGCGCATGCGCGAATGCGCCGGCAAGTATCTCAGGCACCGAAAGCCTGGCGGCGAGGTCGTGCTGATCCCGTGGCCGGGCGGCTATCCGCTGGAGGGCTACTTTCTGCCGGCCTCGGCGGGCGCGGATCCTGCGCCGGCCGTCATTTGCATCGGCGAGCCCGGGCAACGAAAGGAAGAATACCTCAGCAAGGTCGCGCGTTATGCCGGGGATCGCGGCATGTCGGTGCTTGCGGTGGACCTTTTGGGGGCAGGGGCGGGCGCCCGGTTCGAGGAGATCGTCGGCCGCTCCGATCTGGAGGCAACCGTTGGACTGATCATGGACTATCTCGTCGAACGAGACGATGTCGACACCCATCGGGTAGCCATTGTCGCCGACGGCTGGGGCTCCTCTTTCGTGGCGCGGGGAATAGCGTTTGACGATCGGTTTGCGGCGGCGGTCTGTGACGGCGGCATCTGGGACCTGCATGAACGGGCCTTCCTTCGGGATCGCCTCGCGCCGGTGGATGCGCAGATCGCCGCAAGGCCGATCGTCAGCAGGGTGGCGCGAAACATCAAGTGCCCCGTCCTGATTTCGGCAGGCGAGCGCGGCTGGCTCAAGGCGGAGCGCGTCAGGGAATTGTACGACGGGCTGAAGGCGGACGGCCGGGACGTGACGCTCAAGATCTTCACCAGCGAGGAAACCGCCTCCGCCCAAGGCCATGCCGACAACACGACGCTCGCCAATGAATTCATTTTTGACTGGATCGCGGAGCGTCTCGGCATCGAGACGGGTTAGCTAGCGCTTTATATGCGGTTCCAACTCGATCCTCACCGTCGTCCCTGCGGAAAGCAGGGACCCATAACCACAGGTTTTAGTTGCTGTGCGAAAGCCGTCGACCCGTCCGCCGAAGCTTTAGCGAAGGCGGAACAGCGTCGCTCAAAACAAACGCCGCGGCGTATGGGTCCCTGCGTTCGCAGGGACGACGAAGCCGAATCGCGCCGCGCTTGCGAGAACTAGATGTCCAGGACCAGCTTCAGGCAGGCCTTCTCGAGGCGGGTCTGCAGGACAGCGAGCTTATCCGTGAGTTCGTCGAGTTCGCGGTCGTCGAATGTCTCGAAGATGAATTCGTTCAGGGCCTCCTGCTGCGAGGCCAGACTTGCCAGCTGCTTGTAGGTCCTGTCGGTCAGGGACATCAGGACGATCCTGGCGTCCTCGGTCGAGGGCTTTCGGCGTATGAAGCCCTTCTTTTCCAGGAGTTTGGATTGGGTCGTGACGAATGACGAATCAACGTGCAGCTTTTTCGACACCACGTTGACGGGCACACCATCGTCCTGGTCGATTTCCGCCAACGCCATCAGGATCATCCATTGCGGCCCGCTGATGCCAAGCGCCTTGCCCCAGAAGTAGCGAAGTTCTTCAAGGTGCACGCTGATAGCGGCGATCACCCAGGATAATCGCCGGATCACGTCTTGATTCTTGCTGGCGCTGCCGCCCGAGCTCGCGCGTTTGGCGAGAGCCGGTGGGCCCACGCTCCTCTTGTTGTTCGCTCCCATAGCCCATCTTGATCGGATTCTTTTGCGAGACAAGCAAAAAAGATTGCTGATTAACTCAATAATCTGGCCGCGCGGCCGATCCGGGTGACCCATGCCGGGGCGCCGTTGCCGAAAAGATACATCGGTCCATCAATCGATATCTGACTAAATAATCTATTTTGATTAAAAAACGGATGCATGCATATTCCCGTCCGACGGCTGGGGGGTCCTGGATCGTCCCGTTAGGTGGTTCGCTCAAGTCCCGCGCGTCATGTGGGTAGTCCGAAGGCGCAGAACGACTGAGCGGTTTGCAACGGAACAAGGGAGCCAATCCTCAAGGTGTTTAGGCACAGAGCGGATCTGGAACCCTCCTGACAGAGCAACT is drawn from Bradyrhizobium lablabi and contains these coding sequences:
- a CDS encoding alpha/beta hydrolase family protein, encoding MNIHCMGFKVELQEWVFWPEREDLSIEFMRLLAAAQEGGTTLAECWATAGRIDFADDNSWYREWQKIADTNRERGDAALGNGNRLTATSNWLRAVNYYQAAAFPYDRTDRHHEIATERMRECAGKYLRHRKPGGEVVLIPWPGGYPLEGYFLPASAGADPAPAVICIGEPGQRKEEYLSKVARYAGDRGMSVLAVDLLGAGAGARFEEIVGRSDLEATVGLIMDYLVERDDVDTHRVAIVADGWGSSFVARGIAFDDRFAAAVCDGGIWDLHERAFLRDRLAPVDAQIAARPIVSRVARNIKCPVLISAGERGWLKAERVRELYDGLKADGRDVTLKIFTSEETASAQGHADNTTLANEFIFDWIAERLGIETG
- a CDS encoding MarR family winged helix-turn-helix transcriptional regulator — encoded protein: MGPPALAKRASSGGSASKNQDVIRRLSWVIAAISVHLEELRYFWGKALGISGPQWMILMALAEIDQDDGVPVNVVSKKLHVDSSFVTTQSKLLEKKGFIRRKPSTEDARIVLMSLTDRTYKQLASLASQQEALNEFIFETFDDRELDELTDKLAVLQTRLEKACLKLVLDI